From the Lolium rigidum isolate FL_2022 chromosome 2, APGP_CSIRO_Lrig_0.1, whole genome shotgun sequence genome, one window contains:
- the LOC124687490 gene encoding B-box zinc finger protein 20-like has product MKVQCDVCAAEAASVFCCADEAALCDACDRRVHRANKLAGKHRRFSLLHPSSSSSVAQMPPPLCDICQEKRGFLFCKEDRAILCRECDAAVHTASDLATRHARYLLTGVRISSEPAASPAPPSQEEENTGSFCCSGDDDTAAPQTSHGASSGGSSISEYLTKTLPGWHVEDFLVDDATAAAAASASGSSYQGVAQNVGLHEAGYPAAWTTQEHWVPRVYAAELGGSKRSRTSSGYQHW; this is encoded by the exons ATGAAGGTGCAGTGCGACGTGTGCgcggccgaggctgcctccgtgttcTGCTGCGCCGACGAGGCCGCGCTCTGCGACGCCTGCGACCGCCGCgtgcaccgcgccaacaagctcGCCGGGAAGCACCGCCGCTTCTCGCTGCTCCacccctcgtcgtcttcgtcggtgGCCCAGATGCCGCCGCCGCTCTGCGACATCTGCCAG GAGAAGAGGGGCTTCCTGTTCTGCAAGGAGGACAGGGCGATCCTGTGCCGGGAGTGCGACGCCGCGGTGCACACGGCGAGCGACCTCGCCACGCGCCACGCCCGCTACCTGCTCACTGGCGTGCGGATCTCCTCGGAGCCGGCCGcctcccccgcgccgccgtcTCAGGAGGAGGAGAACACCGGCAGCTTCTGctgcagcggcgacgacgacacgGCCGCCCCGCAGACGAGCCACGGCGCCagcagcggcggcagcagcatctccGAGTACCTCACCAAGACGCTGCCAGGGTGGCACGTCGAGGACTTCCTCGTCGACGACGCCACAGCGGCCGCCGCTGCTTCGGCGTCCGGATCGTCGTATCAG GGAGTTGCTCAGAACGTTGGGCTGCACGAAGCCGGCTACCCAGCTGCGTGGACGACGCAGGAGCACTGGGTGCCGCGGGTGTACGCGGCGGAGCTAGGAGGCAGCAAGAGGTCCCGGACGTCCTCCGGCTACCAGCACTGGTGA